The genomic stretch CCAGAACCCCTGCAGGCACCTCACAACCCGTAATCCCTGCGGCCGGCTGCCCAAGGCTCCGGAGGCCACGGGCTCTGGGTCCGGGCCAAGTCCAGGGTACATTTAATATGGTTGGCTGTATTGCTGGCAGCCTGCATCCAAGTTTAGCACCAGGGGGGCCGGGAAGCTGCCATCCTATTCCTGGACTGCCGGGTCGGGTGGGGTGCTGGTTTCGGCCAGGCGGCCCCAGGGCAGCCAATGCTTTACCGCCAGCCATCCCCGCGAGGTGGGTCCcgtcccttcctcctgcctcagtttcccctcttGCAGCACAACTCCTCTGTGCCAACAGCTCTGAATGGCTGGAGGCTGCTCCTGAAATACCCAGCCCTGGGATATTGTAGTTCCTGGGGAAGACAGCCCTTGTTCCCAGCGTTTTTCCCCCCTTGCCTGCAAAGCCGGGGTGTTCCCATGTCAGGGAGCTGGATGACCAGCGGAACTGGATGGAGGCAGGTCTCCCCCAGTACTGgtgggagctgggagctggcGGGCTTTGGCTGTGCTCTCTGCACTCAGTGTCTGCCGCTCTGCTGTCTCCCCAGAAACACCCCGACTTCCCCAAGAAGCCCCTGACTCCCTATTTCCGCTTCTTCATGGAGAAGCGGGCCAAATATGCCAAGCTTCACCCTGAAATGAGCAACCTGGATCTCACGAAGATCCTGTCCAAGAAATACAAGGAGCTTCCCGAGAAGAAAAAGGTACGAGGGGGGAGTCAGCAAGCCCATTCCCACTTGTGTGCCTCTGcgtgctgggctctgcctgcccagctctcccagtaaaaccagcagagcccagcctcTACCTGGTGGGGGTTTAATCTGGCTCTCGGTGGGAGAAAACCCGGGTGCTTGTTTAGTCCCGTCAGACCAGTAagacttcctttccttttcctgtccTGGTTCCCAGGATCTGTGGGGTGGAGGCTGGCTGGGTCCGTCCGTTGGTCCGTCTCTTCCAGACAGACCTGGATGGTGACTTTGCTGTTGGGCGGATCTGTATTTAAcgctggggttaaatcacacGCCCCACTGTGGCCGCCCTGTCTGAGCGAGGGATGGAGGGTCAGGCTCTGCTCCAAGCCATGGCAGATGCTGGGAGGAGAGCTGCCAATCTCACCTCCAGCTCTGGAGGTGGCCTTGGGCTTGGCCAGAGCCCGGGCAGGTGTTTTGGGTGCCCCAACTCTCAGTCTGGGTGGATTTACCACCAGCAGGAAAAGTCCAGGGCACAAGGTCCTACTGTGCCCTCTTGCCCAGGGCTGCTCAGgtgcagggagaggggggaaatcCTGCTTCTGAATCCCTGGGCAGGCTGGAAATACTCAGCTGGGAGCCGCAGGACCAGTCTGATGGGCTGGAGAGCCCTCGAGTCCCttttggggtggtggggtgCCCAGCCGGCAGGGTTGACAGGGTTGTATCTGGCTGCCCGTTCCCTGGTGCTGGCATCCCTCTCCACCTCCCTGGTGGCTTTGTGTCCCCAGATGAAATACATCCAGGACTTCCAGCGAGAGAAGCAGGAGTTTGAGAGGAACCTGGCGAGGTTCAGGTGAGCGGGCAGCCCCCCCGCGTTTCCCCGGGCCCCTCCAGGCAGACCCAGTCTCCCCTCCTGCGTGTAGCTCACGGAGGAAGCCCTGATGGGCGTTGCAGCTtgaaggcaggagggaaggggggatgctgaaaaaaagagcaaggaaaaggtAGCCGAGAGCAGCCCTCCAGCTGGGAGACTGGGCGAGGGGGAGAGAGCAGAGGACTAACCACGCTCTGGGGGTTAGGGTCTGCAAGGGGAGGACAGGAGCCCTGCCACTGCACTGTTAAAAGCTGAAGCGACCACCCTGTTGCCCCCAGACCTTCCTTTTGAACCTGGTCACTGGGACCCAGGTGGATCCTGGCGTTCCCGAtgacctgctgctgctccagggatGCAGCCCAGCCTGGCGCATTAAAGGGGATGCTTGTAGCTGATGCTCCCCCAGGAGGGGCAGACCTGAATCTCTTCTAAAACCCTCCTACTCTTTCTGGGGACACCCCGCAGTATCTGAGCCCATGGAGGCTCAGCCCTGTAGTGACGGTTACCCCTTAGCGGGAAGGTTTAGGGGGTACTCTCCTTCCACCTGCAACCTCCGTAACGCTCTCCCTTCCCCGCCTCCCTGCCGGGTAAAGGGAAGATCACCCGGATCTCATCCAGAACGCCAAGAAATCTGACGTCCCTGAAAAACCCAAGACCCCCCAGCAACTGTGGTACAACCACGAGAAGAAGATCTACTTGAAAGTGCGTCCAGATGTGAGTACGGTGGGTGGGAGTGCGTGTGAGTGTGAGTGTTGAGGGGTCCTATACCCCGCtgctggggggagaggagggggaaatgaGAGAAGCATTTTAGGGGGGGGACGGGATGGAAGACATCGCTAGAAGCTCCCAGCAGTCTGGATGGAGGTAAGAAAGGGCTCTGCACATCTGGAAGAGGCTCAGGGGCACAGACCCCACTTTTTGCCTGCAGTCGAAGGGGTGACCACAGTCTTGAGACAGGGCAGGAAAGATTTCCAGCACAGACATCCACCTCTGGCCATGCCCCACACTCGCACGCACCCCCTTCCCTGGCCATGAGCTCGGCTCACAGCCATCCCACGGCCCCAGCTGGGTGCCGCTGGGACAAGATGGCGGGCCACactatttttgcctttttgaattttttttttccctcttctttttttggatTTTACCCCTCTGCCCTCACCTCTGGCTTTGGGTTTTCAGGCCACCACGAAGGAGGTGAAAGAGTCGCTGGGCAAGCAGTGGTCTCAACTCTCGGATAAAAAGAGGCTGAAATGGATTCATAAGGCCCTGGAACAGCGGAAGGAGTATGAGGTAGGGAGCAGCCTCACCCATTCCCCTCCACACTCGTCCCTACGTTCACTCTGAGCCACTCTGCCTCCCGGCTGCAGCCACCGGCAGCTAGCCAGCCTCACCCGATAGCCAGCGTGGGGGTTCAGCCAGATCCCTGCAGGTCCCTAGTGAGTCTGAGCCCTGCCTCCTCCAGTGATGcttggggaagggagaagtACCCCTGGGGAGATGATTAGGGCAATGGTTggcttctctttcctcctcctccggccCCCAGCCAGGCGGGGATCGGAGCCCCTCTCCTGATTGCTCTCCGTCCTTTGCAGGAGATCATGCGTGACTACATCCAGAAGCAccccgagctgaacatcagcGAGGAGGGCATCACCCGCTCCACCCTCACCAAGGCCGAGCGCCAGCTCAAGGACAAGTTTGATGGACGACCCACAAAGCCACCTCCGTGAGTCCTGTCCCTCCCCGTCTGGGTGCGAGAGAGGTGTCCGTCTTCTCTGAGCTATCACTTCAGGCTCGTGGCCAGCTCGGGTGGACGCTGGTTCTTGCCAACGAGGAAACTGGGCCTCTGCCTGGCTTTGAGAGCCCCAGTCATTTCTGGGACCATGGGCGTGGGCTGTCAATGACCCCATTAAACTGGTCCTTAAATATACATTAAATATACATTTGCAGAGAATCTGAGCGAGGTTTATGGTGATGCTGCGTGCTCCGGGTTAGGGGGTAATCCAACCCCTAGCTTCCCTAAAATGCAGACAGCTCTGGCACAGCACTTCACTGCCCGGTGCAACCCagagggcagctgggggggtCTTGTGGGGGCTCTTAGCACCCAGCCAGCTCCGCAGAGGGGACATGAGCGGGGCAGGTTGTCCCTAATGCTGGGTCCCTCCGTCGGTTGCAGGAATAGCTACTCCCTGTACTGCGCAGAGCTGATGGCCAACATGAAAGACGTGCCCAGCACCGAGCGGATGGTGCTGTGCAGCCAGCAGTGGAAACTGCTCTCCCAGAAGGAAAAGGACGCGTACCACAAAAAGTGTGATCAGGTGGGTGGCCGAGGATGGACAGACGGGTGGACAGGCAGGTTGGCAGCAGTTCTATGGGGAGGGAGGAGTAGGATGAGAGAGCTTGGCCTACAAATCTTGCTGGAAGTGAGCCCCTCACCCTTCCTCAGTGCCTGTTCTTGTTGTTTTGACCACGAATTTCCCCTGAGGTCCTCGATCACCTCTCtgggtcctctctcccctcaTCCATGAGTGTGGGACCAGCAGATGGTCCGGGTGGGGGATGCTGTTGCAGAGGGGTCTGAGGCCGGGTTGAGGAATAcacagggcagggatggggcaggggatCTTTGTGTAACCACAAGTCTCCATCTccctccagaaaaagaaagactacGAGATTGAGCTCCTCCGCTTCCTGGAGGTAAGTGATGTGGGGGTGCCTTGGCCATTGAGTGCTGGAGACCCCGAATGCAGGGAGGGAGCCCTGGCCAGGGGCTGAGATGGGTTAAACGAGGGCTGCACTGATGCTGccctctcctgctccccccaAAACATGGCTGGAACCAGCCATGGGTGCTGTGCAGAGGCGTTTGCACATATTCTTGACCCTTCCTCAGCTGCCCTAATGCCTGACTCAGTGTCTTTGAGTTGGGCAGTGGGAGTGGggacagccccccccagccggGAGGGGAAGCCGGGGGTGAGCAGAGGGCTGGTACCAGAGGAGGGGTTGCCATCAGCAGCTGcggctgtgcaggcagcagcgaGTCTCTCGCTTCCTTCCCTTGGACGGGATGTAGGCGGGGAGAGCCGCACCGAAGCCGTCCCAGCACCGTGCTCGGCCCCCGGGCGGACGTGACGCGTCCCCGGCTGCTTCTGCAAGGGCAGGGGGTGGAAAACCCAGGGGTGCGCCCGGATCTGGgcacctgcctgccctgcctttgCGGAGAGGAAGCAGACGAGACTAAgcctgggaggggacagagctggggaagagggacGTTGCCTGGCAGGGGGGGCGACACAGGCATGAGGACCCCCAGGCTGCACACCTAGGCTTGCAGTACCTGATGTTGGTCCTGGCTGGGGTGGCTTTTGGATCAGGACAACTGAGTGCATTAGCTCCCCCTCCTCAGTGTCCCTATTCCCTGGTTGCATCAAAGCCTCGTTAGCGTCGGGCCATCTAACCGTGTCTCTCCTCCTGTGCCACACAGAGCCTGCccgaggaggagcagcagcgggTGCTAGGCGAGGAGAAGATGCTGGGCAGCAACCGGAAAGGGGCGACGAGTCCTGCATCCAAAAAGTCCTCACCAGAGACCGGCAAGGTGAGAGCGGCAACTGGAGAGATGGGGCAGCACATGCCAGAGACATGGGATGGGGTTGCTGGCATCTCAGGGTGCTTTGAGGGCTTCATTCCTTGGTTCTTTCACCATGTTTTTCCTGGGGTTGGAGGCTACCAGTGTCAGGCAGGTCCCTCTGTTAGCTCACCCCCACCCACGGCCCCGTGTCCTTCCCACAGGCCAGCTCAGAGAAGCCCAAACGACCCATCTCCGCCATGTTCATCTTCTCGGAGGAGAAGCggaagcagctgcaggaggagcggCCGGAGCTGTCGGAGAGCGAGCTGACCCGGCTCCTGGCCCGCATGTGGAATGACCTCTCCGAGAAGAAGAAGGTTGGTATTCCCCGACTCATCTCCTCCATCCCcgtctttgctgcttctttgggcATCTCTGGGAGTCTGGGGGACGCTCCCTGTCTTTGTCCTGTTGCAAGGGGCTTTGCTTGCCCCCGGGCACCGCAGCTGGGGAATGATTGTCCCCAGGAGCATCACAGCTCCAGCGAGCCATCACCCAGGCGCTGGTGTCGGCACCAGTGGGTGCCACCGgctgttctctctccctctcgtGACCTGGTGGGTCAAAACCCAGCAGCTTAAGAAACCTTGGAGGGTCCTTGTGCCTCAATTTAAAGGCTTGATGGTtttccaggcagggagaaatcCTGAGACGTgggtgtgtgtggtggggggcTGGTGCAGCTACTGTGGGGACAGCGCTGGGGGAAGCTGCAGTGtcttgctgcctgccctcctggTGCTTGGTGGCTGGGGGCTTATGCCCTGGTGGCCGTGCTGCCCCTTCACCCCTGCCATGCACCCCTGCGCAGGCCAAGTACAAAGCGCGGGAGGCAGCAATGAAGGCGCAGTCGGAGAAGAAGCACGGCTCAGATAAAGAAGAGCGTGGGAAGCTGCCCGAGTCTCCCAAGACAGCCGAGGAGATCTGGCAACAGAGCGTCATCGGAGACTACCTGGCTCGTTTCAAGGTGAGGAGTGGGCCAGGAAAGAAGCTGGAAGTGGGATCATCACTCCCACCAGTAGGAATTGCCTTGCACCTTCTCCCCTGCTTTCACACCTGAGGCAGTGGGTTGGGGCTGGGAGCCATGGGGGGGACAGGGGTCACAGCAAGGGAGTGGGTACCCCACGGTCCATGGCAGAGCTAGTGGTAGCACCCCGGCGTCCTGGGTGCATCTAATGTGGTGGTGGGGTCTGTGCCACAGAACGACCGGGGGAAGGCGCTGAAGGCCATGGAGGCCACTTGGAACAACatggagaagaaggagaagctgATGTGGATCAAGAAAGCGGCGGAGGATCAGAAGCGATACGAGGTGGGTCCGTGTTCCTTCCTGCCCCCCACCATGCCCCCGCAGCCGGCACTGCCCATGTTTCCCTGACACGTCTTTCTCCTCTGGCTCAGAGGGAGCTGAGCGAGATGCGGGCCCCTCCGTGCTCCACCAACTCCGCCAAGAAAATGAAGTTCCAGGGAGAGCCGAAGAAACCCCCCATGTGAGTGTCTGGGGTCTAAAAAGTTGGGTCTGGCTGGGCAAGTGGGCTAGTGCAAAAGAGCCTGGAGCAGCCCCAGCGTGGAGGGAGTGTGTGCTGGACCATGGTGGGGATGGATGGTGGTTGGTGTGGGCTGCTTGTGGACGCCTCGGTTCTCCATGCGTGCTGTCTGATCTGGTCTCTGCGCTCCCCCCTTGCAGGAACGGTTACCAGAAATtctcccaggagctgctgtcaAACGGGGAGCTGAACCACCTCCCGCTGAAGGAGCGGATGGTGGAGATCGGCAGCCGCTGGCAGCGCATCTCCCAGGGCCAGAAGGACCACTACAAAAAGctagcagaggagcagcagaaacagtaCAAGGTGCACCTCGACATCTGGCTCAAGGTGAGGGCTGAGCCCCAATGCCTGGTGGGGGGCACTGAAGGGCTCTGGGGTCGGTTGTTGTTGTGGATGCTTGGTGTGGTCTCTGCTCACAGCCTTCCTCTGGGAACCACCATCTCCAGACCCTTTTTTGGCATTTTACAACTTAAaggacctttaaaaaaatatatgtaggGAGGGAGTGCCCCGTGCTAGAGTCCTTCCCCGCACCGTCCCCTACTCCATGCCTGCCCAGCCCTCCCTGTGCCCTGACTGTCTCCTCTGTCTCCGCAGAGCCTCTCGCCCCAGGAGCGGGCTGCCTACAAGGAACACACTTCCAACGTGAGTATCCACCTGGCACCGCCGTGGAGGGGGACCTGGGGGcttggggctgggctgggatcAGCCCTGGGTGAGGTTGGGATGTGCGGAAGGTGAGCTGAGCTCAGGACAGCCCCTCAAAGGGATTCACCCCTGTAGCAGCTTGGCAGTGGGATTTTCTCCGTGCCGCTCACTGGGAAGGAGCTGAGCTCAAGCCTTGGAGCTCtaaatggttttgctttgttcccCCCCCGCAGAAACGCAAAAGCATAGGGAAGATCCGGGGTCCCAACCCCAAGATGAAGCCAACGATGCAGTCCAAGTCGGTGAGTGCGTGATGGCCGTGCTGCACACTGGGGATACCCAGCACCCTCCTTCTTGGGGAGGGCATCCTGGGGGGGACCCAGACCTCTTATTTGAGGCatcccaggtgctttctgctgcctgcctgttcCTTGAGGCAATAAACCAAGGGCCCTCCCCAAATCTGTGCTCAAAACCCACCCAGGTCTGATTTTGCCCCCCTGCAGTCTACGACATCCCCTTGCACCCACTCTGGGAGCCTTTTTGGGGCCGTTTGTAACATAAATGGGGAAAAGGCTTCCACACAAGGTGTGGGGTAGGAGCCACCTGATCCCGCTCAGTGGATGGAGGAACCCAAAGGCTGATGGCCAAGGATGGGGTGGTGCACCCATGGGTGTTGATTTCCCGGAACGCCCACCTGCAAccacccccctcccgccccgcagGAGTCAGAGGACGATgacgaggaggaagaggaggaagaagaagacgATGAAGATGAGGACGATGACGACGACAACGGTGACTCGTCAGAGGAAGGCGGTGACTCCTCAGAGTCCAGCAGCGAGGAGGAGAGCGAAGACGGGGATGAGGTGAGGCTGCGGTGCGTGCCctggggagggcggcggggccgtcccgggccccgctccgctcccatACCGCTCGCTTtgccccccctccctgccctcacccacctctggggctggggggcatcCACACCCGGGCTCAGATAGGACCGTGGCGGAAGAGCTCCCGGGAagcggggggacacggggaggtGAAGGGGAACGGGatatcccccccgccccaacccGCCCGGCATCCCCGGGGAGGGTGTGAGGAGCAGCCGCGGGGCGTAGTTAGGAGCAGCCTCGGGACGTAGAGGTGCGGGTTGTGCAGAGCCCCCAGTGAGCAGAGAAAAATCTCCTGTCTTTTTCCTGGTGGAGATACTGAGTCTGGTCTCGGCTCCGTTTGCGCCAGTGTGAATGCCGAGTAAGTCACCAGAGTCAAAGTTTTACACCGGTGCAACTGAAATCAGACTATGCTGGATGGCGCTGGGGCCAGAAACCGTGTCCGTGCCTTGTGCTCGCCACCGGACAGGTGAGGTGTTTCGACCCCCTCGTTGGTCTCAGCTCACGCCTCTTCCTTCCCTGGCTTTAGaggggggaaactgaggcacgaggCGGGTCGGGTACCCTACCTCGGATCGTGTAGCGAGGCAGTGGCAGAGGTGAGGGTAGGACCCCCGCGCGCTGCTCCGGCACGCTCCCCGCCCCGGCAACTCCCGAGCTGAGCCCTTGCAAACTCACTCCTGCCCCACgtccctcctccatccccctcCACCCTGGGGTGGCAGCggtgggagggatggggttGCAAACCCCCCTTCTGtggggaacccccccccccgtgccgcaGCGGGGAGGGCGAGCAGGGGACCAGGGGGAGATGATGGACGGCAGCCGgggcccccagccctgccgctAACCCCCCCGGTCCTCTCTgccatccccccccccaccccgcctccCCAGAACGACGAGGATGACGAGGACGAGGATGATGAGGATGAGGACGACAACGACTCCGAGGGCAGCAgcagttcctcctcctcctcgggggACTCCTCCGACTCCGACTCCAACTGATCCGGCCAAGCTCTTAGTAACGTCGTTTGGTTTCTCGGTTTCGGTCCCAAATCCCCCTCttagccccccaaaaccccttcttcctcttcctcctgcccctcctggtGAGCCACAGCCCCCCACGGGACCCCCCCAAcccggggagcgggggccgGAGGGACCCCTCCGCCGAGCTCACACTACGGAGGGGGAGCCGGGGGCCGCTCCCCCCCTGGGCcggggggagagaagggggcaAGCCCCCCTGTCCCTCCTACGCCCTCTTTACTCTCCCCTTACCGAGGGAGGGGaaacgattttttttttttttttttttttttttttggagatttcattatttttggaGGGTCGCCCTGTCCTCGCCCCCTTCATACCCTCGCTACCAGCTCTGGActttatagaaagaaaacaaaaacacacggaaaaaaaaaaaaaccacaactcctcccccccacctttttttttattaaaaaaccccacaaatggaaaaaaaaaaacaaaacccaccccccTGCGCAGACCCTCCCGTCCTGCCCCAGGCAGCGGGCGCGGAGCATGAGCCGAGTTGCTCAGGACTCAGCCGTTGGGACAATatctcttcccccacccccctgctcTCTGCGCACCCCCCCTGGCGTCTCGGGGGGAGGgggccccccccaacccccccccccccccacaccttgTACAGTCTGGAAGCTGCAC from Buteo buteo chromosome 9, bButBut1.hap1.1, whole genome shotgun sequence encodes the following:
- the UBTF gene encoding nucleolar transcription factor 1 isoform X7 translates to MNGEAECPADLEMTAPKNQDRWSQEDMLTLLECMKNNLPSNDGSKFKTTESHLDWEKVAFKDFSGEMCKMKWMEISNEVRKFRTLTELIMDAEEHVKNPYKGKKLKKHPDFPKKPLTPYFRFFMEKRAKYAKLHPEMSNLDLTKILSKKYKELPEKKKMKYIQDFQREKQEFERNLARFREDHPDLIQNAKKSDVPEKPKTPQQLWYNHEKKIYLKVRPDATTKEVKESLGKQWSQLSDKKRLKWIHKALEQRKEYEEIMRDYIQKHPELNISEEGITRSTLTKAERQLKDKFDGRPTKPPPNSYSLYCAELMANMKDVPSTERMVLCSQQWKLLSQKEKDAYHKKCDQKKKDYEIELLRFLESLPEEEQQRVLGEEKMLGSNRKGATSPASKKSSPETGKASSEKPKRPISAMFIFSEEKRKQLQEERPELSESELTRLLARMWNDLSEKKKAKYKAREAAMKAQSEKKHGSDKEERGKLPESPKTAEEIWQQSVIGDYLARFKNDRGKALKAMEATWNNMEKKEKLMWIKKAAEDQKRYERELSEMRAPPCSTNSAKKMKFQGEPKKPPMNGYQKFSQELLSNGELNHLPLKERMVEIGSRWQRISQGQKDHYKKLAEEQQKQYKVHLDIWLKSLSPQERAAYKEHTSNKRKSIGKIRGPNPKMKPTMQSKSESEDDDEEEEEEEEDDEDEDDDDDNGDSSEEGGDSSESSSEEESEDGDENDEDDEDEDDEDEDDNDSEGSSSSSSSSGDSSDSDSN
- the UBTF gene encoding nucleolar transcription factor 1 isoform X8 is translated as MNGEAECPADLEMTAPKNQDRWSQEDMLTLLECMKNNLPSNDGSKFKTTESHLDWEKVAFKDFSGEMCKMKWMEISNEVRKFRTLTELIMDAEEHVKNPYKGKKLKKHPDFPKKPLTPYFRFFMEKRAKYAKLHPEMSNLDLTKILSKKYKELPEKKKMKYIQDFQREKQEFERNLARFREDHPDLIQNAKKSDVPEKPKTPQQLWYNHEKKIYLKEIMRDYIQKHPELNISEEGITRSTLTKAERQLKDKFDGRPTKPPPNSYSLYCAELMANMKDVPSTERMVLCSQQWKLLSQKEKDAYHKKCDQKKKDYEIELLRFLESLPEEEQQRVLGEEKMLGSNRKGATSPASKKSSPETGKASSEKPKRPISAMFIFSEEKRKQLQEERPELSESELTRLLARMWNDLSEKKKAKYKAREAAMKAQSEKKHGSDKEERGKLPESPKTAEEIWQQSVIGDYLARFKNDRGKALKAMEATWNNMEKKEKLMWIKKAAEDQKRYERELSEMRAPPCSTNSAKKMKFQGEPKKPPMNGYQKFSQELLSNGELNHLPLKERMVEIGSRWQRISQGQKDHYKKLAEEQQKQYKVHLDIWLKSLSPQERAAYKEHTSNKRKSIGKIRGPNPKMKPTMQSKSESEDDDEEEEEEEEDDEDEDDDDDNGDSSEEGGDSSESSSEEESEDGDECECRVSHQSQSFTPVQLKSDYAGWRWGQKPCPCLVLATGQNDEDDEDEDDEDEDDNDSEGSSSSSSSSGDSSDSDSN
- the UBTF gene encoding nucleolar transcription factor 1 isoform X9; this translates as MNGEAECPADLEMTAPKNQDRWSQEDMLTLLECMKNNLPSNDGSKFKTTESHLDWEKVAFKDFSGEMCKMKWMEISNEVRKFRTLTELIMDAEEHVKNPYKGKKLKKHPDFPKKPLTPYFRFFMEKRAKYAKLHPEMSNLDLTKILSKKYKELPEKKKMKYIQDFQREKQEFERNLARFREDHPDLIQNAKKSDVPEKPKTPQQLWYNHEKKIYLKVRPDEIMRDYIQKHPELNISEEGITRSTLTKAERQLKDKFDGRPTKPPPNSYSLYCAELMANMKDVPSTERMVLCSQQWKLLSQKEKDAYHKKCDQKKKDYEIELLRFLESLPEEEQQRVLGEEKMLGSNRKGATSPASKKSSPETGKASSEKPKRPISAMFIFSEEKRKQLQEERPELSESELTRLLARMWNDLSEKKKAKYKAREAAMKAQSEKKHGSDKEERGKLPESPKTAEEIWQQSVIGDYLARFKNDRGKALKAMEATWNNMEKKEKLMWIKKAAEDQKRYERELSEMRAPPCSTNSAKKMKFQGEPKKPPMNGYQKFSQELLSNGELNHLPLKERMVEIGSRWQRISQGQKDHYKKLAEEQQKQYKVHLDIWLKSLSPQERAAYKEHTSNKRKSIGKIRGPNPKMKPTMQSKSESEDDDEEEEEEEEDDEDEDDDDDNGDSSEEGGDSSESSSEEESEDGDENDEDDEDEDDEDEDDNDSEGSSSSSSSSGDSSDSDSN